Proteins encoded by one window of Cloeon dipterum chromosome 2, ieCloDipt1.1, whole genome shotgun sequence:
- the LOC135936776 gene encoding cyclic GMP-AMP synthase-like receptor, with protein sequence MEGQCRSQQEAGSMHFIFSKRSYFTALLLLAALELPAPADAKRNLEKGEKHHGLSPLCKVETHEVLICDIMGNTAAAPAEVQQAPALPDIGKLEISRKKYPGTIVQVLENVNGQLKLKEDEIKNTNRLIDELVKKDLIEGLKKKSKAFELIYQKIVWTGSSYEGLKISHPDEFDLNIVLRFPFKSDLIKISPRNDVPGFVTIKNFKKALDTIEADPKWRPAYTELLKWADDSGNLLTNKVREWMESIVVKFSNEYNVGKPENKKIIVRKSGPAMTLWLGKLSIDVVPVFGFTSPPPSPIRVPKPMNREWFIVPKPLKGQTDIKDAWRVSFYEFEKDILRDYGTIKPAIKLIKKLRDTQDWKSLYSYAIKSAALWMKEEGGISGNEKIDITFLKLLKGIQTYLDKGFLPFYWEKRANMLRMNDVERKNLANRIARLIIKIEENWVSNPSYIGELICKL encoded by the exons ATGGAGGGGCAGTGCAGATCCCAGCAGGAAGCAGGAtcgatgcattttattttctctaaacGTTCTTATTTCACCGCTCTGCTGTTGCTAGCGGCGTTAGAGTTGCCGGCACCAGCTGACGCAAAGAGAAACTTAGAAAAAGGGGAAAAGCACCATGGATTAAGTCCGTTATGCAAGGTTGAGACTCATGAGGTGCTCATCTGCG ACATCATGGGCAACACAGCCGCCGCACCTGCTGAGGTCCAACAGGCCCCTGCTCTACCCGACATTGGGAAGCTGGAAATATCTCGCAAGAAGTACCCAGGCACGATCGTCCAAGTCCTGGAAAACGTGAACGGCCAACTGAAACTTAAGGAGGACGAGATCAAGAATACCAATAGACTAATTGATGAActg GTTAAAAAGGATTTGATTGAGGGcctaaagaaaaaaagcaaggCCTTCGAGTTGATCTACCAAAAAATCGTTTGGACTGGCAGCTCTTATGAAGGGCTGAAGATTTCTCATCCTGACGAGTTTGATTTGAACATCGTCCTTCGCTTCCCTTTTAAGAGCGACCTCATCAAA ATTTCTCCGCGAAATGACGTCCCTGGCTTCGTgacgattaaaaatttcaaaaaggcgCTGGACACCATTGAAGCTGATCCAAAATGGAGACCGGCTTACAC GGAGTTACTGAAGTGGGCTGACGACTCGGGCAATTTGCTGACAAACAAAGTCCGCGAATGGATGGAAAGCATTGTTGTCAAGTTTTCCAACGAGTACAATGTGGGCAAACCAGAAAATAAG AAAATCATCGTTCGCAAATCAGGACCGGCAATGACTCTTTGGTTGGGCAAGTTGTCCATTGACGTGGTGCCCGTTTTTGGCTTTACCTCGCCTCCACCAAGCCCAATCAGGGTTCCAAAGCCCATGAATagg GAGTGGTTCATCGTGCCCAAGCCACTGAAAGGACAGACAGACATCAAAGATGCCTGGAGGGTATCCTTCTACGAGTTTGAAAAGGATATCCTGAGGGACTATGGAACCATCAAACCAGCGATTAAGCTTATCAAG AAACTGAGGGACACGCAAGACTGGAAAAGTCTATACAGCTATGCCATTAAATCAGCCGCTCTGTGGATGAAAGAGGAGGGCGGTATAAgtggaaatgagaaaattgacaTTACATTCTTGAAA CTGCTGAAAGGTATCCAAACGTATTTGGACAAAGGCTTTCTTCCATTCTACTGGGAGAAAAGAGCCAACATGCTGCGAATGAACGACGTTGAGAGAAAGAATCTGGCCAACAGGATTGCCAGGCTGATCATCAAAATCGAGGAAAATTGGGTGTCGAACCCATCCTACATTGGGGAGCTTATTTGTAAGCTTTAA
- the LOC135937490 gene encoding uncharacterized protein LOC135937490: protein MDFFYSPTDTMSKPAASGGPSLPDIGRLEISRKKYPGTIFQVLENVNGKLKLKEDEIKNTNSLIDEVVKKDLIEGLKKKSKAFELIYQKIVWTGSSYEGLKISHPDEFDLNIVLRFPFKSDLIKMIVFKTGPKNWYPRPPGSSDLSRTSANPQKKQYNNLQISPRNDVPGFVTIKNFKKALDTIEADPKWRPAYTELLKWADDSGNLLTNKVREWMESIVVKFSNEYNVGKPENKKIIVRKSGPAMTLWLGKLSIDVVPVFGFTSPPPSPIRVPKPMNREWFIVPKPLKGQTDIKDAWRVSFYEFEKDILRDYGTIKPAIKLIKKLRDTQDWKSLYSYAIKSAALWMKEKGELSADEKIDITFLKLLKGIQKYLDTSFLPFYWDKRANMLRMNDVERKNLANRIARLIIKIEENWVSNPSYIGELICKLEGRAERRIMNLFSLNVIILAGLLLLAAFELPALADAKRNKKKAKKHHGKLNPFCKVETNEVLCDIMGNTAAAPAEVRQAPALPDLGRLEISRKYPGTIVQVLESVLRKLKLKEDEIRVTNRFIDGLVKKDLVEGLKKKSKAFELIYQKIAWTGSFYEGLKISHPDEFDLNVVFRFPFKSDLVEISPRSDNPGFVTIKNFKNALDTIEVDPKWKPVYKELVKWTDESGNLLSNKVRDWMEGIVSKFANDYNVDKPADAQIIVRKSGPAMTLCLGKLSIDVVPVFGFTSVPPSPIRTPRPMNREWFIVPKPLKGQTEIKDAWRVSFYEFEKDILRDYGTIKPAIKLIKKLRDTQDWKSLYSYAIKSAALWMKEEGRLSENDRTDITFLILLKGIKEYLTKGFLPFYWENTANMLRMSDAERQNLANRISRLIIKIEANWETNPSFIGELIYPLD, encoded by the exons atggattttttttactcacCAACAGACACGATGAGCAAACCCGCTGCCTCCGGTGGTCCTTCACTTCCCGACATTGGGAGACTGGAAATATCTCGCAAGAAGTACCCAGGCACGATCTTCCAAGTTCTGGAAAACGTGAACGGCAAACTGAAACTTAAGGAGGACGAGATCAAGAATACCAATAGCCTAATTGATGAAGTG GTTAAAAAGGATTTGATTGAGGGcctaaagaaaaaaagcaaggCCTTCGAGTTGATCTACCAAAAAATCGTTTGGACTGGCAGCTCTTACGAAGGGCTGAAGATTTCTCATCCTGACGAGTTTGATTTGAACATCGTCCTTCGCTTCCCTTTTAAGAGCGACCTCATCAAA ATGATTGTCTTTAAGACAGGACCAAAGAACTGGTACCCAAGACCACCAGGAAGCTCAGATCTATCCCGGACAAGCGCAAACCctcaaaaaaagcaatataacAATTTGCAGATTTCTCCGCGAAATGACGTCCCTGGCTTCGTgacgattaaaaatttcaaaaaggcgCTGGACACCATTGAAGCTGATCCAAAATGGAGACCGGCTTACAC GGAGTTACTGAAGTGGGCTGACGACTCGGGCAATTTGCTGACAAACAAAGTCCGCGAATGGATGGAAAGCATTGTTGTCAAGTTTTCGAACGAGTACAATGTGGGCAAACCAGAAAATAAG AAAATCATCGTTCGCAAATCAGGACCGGCAATGACTCTTTGGTTGGGCAAGTTGTCCATTGACGTGGTGCCCGTTTTTGGCTTCACCTCGCCTCCACCAAGCCCAATCAGGGTTCCAAAGCCCATGAATagg GAGTGGTTCATCGTGCCCAAGCCACTGAAAGGACAGACAGACATCAAAGATGCCTGGAGGGTATCCTTCTACGAGTTTGAAAAGGATATCCTGAGGGACTATGGAACCATCAAACCAGCGATTAAGCTTATCAAG AAACTGAGGGACACGCAAGACTGGAAGAGTCTATACAGCTATGCCATTAAATCAGCTGCTCTGTGGATGAAAGAGAAGGGCGAGCTGAGCGCAGATGAGAAAATTGACATTACATTCTTGAAA CTGCTGAAAGGTATCCAAAAGTACTTGGACACGAGCTTTCTTCCATTCTACTGGGATAAGAGAGCTAACATGCTGCGAATGAACGATGTTGAGAGAAAGAATCTGGCAAACAGGATTGCCAGGCTGATCATAAAAATCGAGGAAAATTGGGTGTCAAACCCATCCTACATTGGGGAGCTTATTTGTAAGCTTGAAGGAAGA GCAGAAAGAAGGATTATGAATTTATTCTCTTTAAACGTTATTATACTCGCCGGTCTGCTGTTGCTAGCGGCGTTTGAGTTGCCGGCTCTAGCCGACGCAAagagaaataagaaaaaggcgaaaaagcaccatggaaaattaaatccgtTTTGCAAGGTTGAGACTAACGAGGTGCTCTGCG ACATCATGGGCAACACAGCCGCCGCACCTGCTGAGGTCCGACAGGCCCCTGCTCTACCCGATTTGGGCAGACTGGAAATATCTCGCAAGTATCCAGGCACGATCGTCCAAGTTCTGGAGAGCGTCCTTCGCAAACTAAAGCTGAAGGAAGACGAAATCAGGGTCACCAATCGTTTCATCGACGGCCtg GTTAAAAAGGATTTGGTGGAAGGTCTAAAGAAGAAAAGCAAAGCCTTCGAGTTGATCTACCAAAAAATCGCGTGGACTGGCAGCTTTTATGAAGGGCTGAAGATTTCTCATCCAGATGAGTTTGATTTGAACGTCGTCTTCCGTTTTCCCTTCAAGAGCGACCTGGTCGAg ATTTCTCCGAGAAGTGACAACCCCGGTTTTGTGACAAtcaaaaacttcaaaaatgcTCTGGACACCATCGAGGTTGATCCAAAATGGAAACCAGTTTACAA gGAGCTGGTGAAGTGGACCGATGAGTCAGGAAATTTGCTGTCCAACAAAGTACGGGACTGGATGGAAGGCATCGTGAGCAAGTTTGCCAATGATTACAACGTCGACAAACCGGCTGATGCG CAAATCATCGTCCGCAAATCAGGGCCGGCGATGACTCTTTGCTTGGGCAAGTTGTCCATCGATGTGGTGCCTGTTTTCGGCTTCACTTCAGTTCCACCAAGCCCAATCAGGACTCCAAGGCCCATGAATAGg GAGTGGTTCATCGTGCCCAAGCCACTGAAAGGACAGACAGAAATCAAAGATGCCTGGAGGGTATCCTTCTACGAGTTTGAAAAGGATATCCTGAGGGACTATGGTACCATCAAACCAGCTATTAAACTTATCAAG AAACTGAGGGACACACAAGACTGGAAGAGTCTTTACAGCTATGCCATTAAATCAGCAGCTCTGTGGATGAAAGAGGAAGGCAGGCTGAGTGAAAATGATCGGACTGACATTACATTCTTAATA CTGCTGAAAGGAATCAAGGAGTACCTAACAAAAGGCTTCCTTCCATTTTATTGGGAAAATACAGCCAACATGCTGCGAATGAGCGACGCTGAGAGACAGAATCTGGCCAACCGAATTAGCAGGCTGATCATCAAGATTGAGGCGAATTGGGAGACAAACCCATCCTTTATCGGCGAGCTCATTT ATCCATTGGACTAA
- the LOC135936866 gene encoding uncharacterized protein LOC135936866, protein MDEEEVARLLLDLRSASQAQEESGETGICYDDSHILEGDDILSIANAIDQEESEDLIVAQEVEVQEVIEINVHTEEQEPQPLSLLSGIEDTAAVQERQDEIKTKKKQSKFRFINCKLRLNGQSYCGTEKVGIIGEQTIVQKTGRKMLPPPCEHHNLQEPEETEKALKCGKLTEEARNSAFTTFWNLSSWEAKKIMVKSFVEKAPTMRKVPNSNRSRENTIRYFLPDIDGLKVRVCQSMFAATFGLHPGTLYQWLVDRKRVREKDDTKEVIDGQLSGSGVNSHKIQKTPGPKKRKRSDNGDARKTQLKELLEKLPKIPSHYCRQQDKRVYVERNWTSLRGMHKWYQSQVDSPLSWPIFLEVLQEMSIGLHQWHKDLCDLCSEVRLLKSRKPEELSEQDHDKLETAEQHFAETLEAKKEKDEIKHKAKEDQEGKTLVFCFDVQQALPVPKLRNDASFFRLKMLLHNVTMFDMCTRHVDCYLFSEIDSSGKADTYISCLIDYIEKKLKESPQITKIHMFSDNCASQNKNSKLSNALLHFSMKHNVLIDHHYLVRGHTHLEVDSFHAAFERKTSKEEAHTIEDYEEFFKSSLNDGDKVHIHRLTFDFFSSIPQSFVKSIKPSSGSGGTKVCEVRAFRYEPSGSLLFKLHVKEDFKPIPAKININSNFELTPLNKEPVRLSAEKLKHMTEFLPYIPLQKQTSFKKYLEQ, encoded by the exons ATGGACGAAGAAGAAGTGGCAAGGCTGCTCTTAGACTTAAGGAGTGCCTCCCAAGCCCAAGAAGAGTCTGGTGAAACGGGAATCTGCTATGATGATAGTCATATTTTGGAAGGTGACGACATATTAAGTATAGCAAACGCTATAGATCAAGAGGAATCAGAAGATCTTATTGTTGCTCAGGAAGTGGAAG tgcaaGAAGTCATTGAAATTAACGTTCACACAGAAGAACAAGAACCACAACCACTTTCATTGCTTTCTGGTATTGAGGACACAGCAGCAGTTCAAGAAAGGCAGGACGAAATCAAAACCAAAAAGAAGCAGTCAAAATTCAGGTTCATCAACTGTAAGCTAAGATTAAATGGACAGTCGTACTGTGGCACAGAGAAGGTTGGAATTATTGGCGAGCAGACAATCGTGCAAAAGACAGGCAGAAAAATGTTACCGCCTCCTTGTGAACACCATAATCTGCAAGAGCCAGAG gagaCAGAGAAGGCCCTAAAATGTGGGAAGCTGACTGAGGAAGCTAGAAATTCAGCATTTACAACATTTTGGAACCTGTCTTCTTGGGAAGCGAAGAAGATCATGGTCAAGTCCTTTGTTGAAAAGGCTCCTACAATGAGGAAAGTGCCAAACTCGAATAGGAGCAGAGAAAATACCATTAGGTATTTTCTCCCGGACATCGATGGATTAAAAGTAAGAGTGTGCCAAAGCATGTTTGCCGCAACATTTGGCCTCCACCCTGGTACATTGTATCAATGGTTGGTTGACAGgaagagagtgagagaaaaaGATGACACAAAAGAAG TGATTGATGGGCAACTCTCTGGCTCTGGCGTCAACTcacacaaaattcaaaagactCCTGGTCCTAAAAAGAGGAAGCGAAGTGACAACGGCGATGCTAGAAAAACTCAGTTGAAGGAATTGCTTGAGAAACTGCCCAAAATACCATCGCATTATTGCAGACAGCAAGATAAGCGGGTGTATGTGGAAAGAAACTGGACTTCGCTGAGAGGAATGCATAA ATGGTACCAGTCTCAAGTAGATTCGCCGCTCTCCTGGCCAATCTTCCTTGAAGTGCTACAAGAGATGAGCATTGGCTTACATCAGTGGCACAAAGACCTTTGCGACCTGTGCTCCGAAGTGAGGCTGTTGAAAAGCCGTAAACCAGAAGAACTCTCTGAACAAG ATCATGACAAACTTGAAACTGCAGAACAGCACTTTGCAGAAACCCTAGaagcaaagaaagaaaaagacgAGATCAAACACAAAGCTAAGGAGGACCAAGAAGGAAAGACTCTTGTATTTTGTTTCGATGTGCAGCAAGCCCTCCCAGTTCCGAAACTCAGAAACGATGCTTCGTTCTTTCgattaaaaatgttgcttCACAATGTCACAATGTTTGACATGTGCACAAGGCATGTTGATTGCTACCTTTTCAGTGAAATTGACTCCAGTGGAAAAGCAGATACGTACATTTCATGCTTGATTGACTACATTGAGAAGAAACTTAAAGAAAGTCCTCAAATCACTAAGATCCATATGTTTTCGGACAACTGCGCAAGCCAAAACAAGAACTCAAAGCTGTCAAATGCCCTTCTTCATTTCTCAATGAAACACAACGTGCTCATCGACCATCATTACCTGGTGCGTGGCCATACCCACCTTGAGGTAGACTCCTTCCATGCAGCATTTGAGAGAAAG ACCAGCAAAGAAGAGGCCCACACAATTGAAGATTACGAGGAATTCTTCAAGTCTTCCTTGAATGACGGGGATAAGGTGCACATCCATCGTCTGACCTTTGATTTCTTCTCAAGCATCCCCCAGTCATTTGTCAAGTCCATCAAACCCAGCAGTGGATCAGGGGGAACGAAAGTGTGTGAGGTCCGTGCTTTCAGGTACGAACCCTCTGGCAGCCTTTTGTTCAAGCTCCATGTCAAAGAAGATTTCAAGCCAATCCCTGCCAAGattaatataaattccaattttgaaCTGACCCCCCTTAACAAAGAGCCTGTCAGACTGTCTGCAGAAAAGCTGAAACACATGACTGAGTTTCTTCCTTACATTCCACTGCAAAAGCAAActtcattcaaaaaatatttggaacagtaa